TTCCCCCAGACGCCCGAGCAGCAGCATTGAGCTGACATCTAGGTCCGGGCGCTCGCGGTTCCATTGTTCGACAGCCTGTGCGGCGCGGTCCATTCTCCCTTCCTCCAGTAGCAGTTATCTTGACGTCGAGACAAATGATTTTTATCTTTACGCCGAGATAATGCGATACCGAGCGGTACGACGCAAGCGAGCTGCCACAGGTCTGTGAACTCCCGCGTCTATTGGGTATCCCCCCCATTCCCTTGCCGGAGCCCAAGATGAGTTCAACCTCGATCACCGCAGACGACGCCTCCTGGCTCGATCTGTTTCGCGGTGCCAACGCGCTGCGCGTGCTGGTGCTGGCCGCAGGCGTGGCACTGCATGCCATCAACCTCTACCTGACCACGACGATCCTGCCGAGCGTGGTCGACGACATTGGCGGCGTGGCGTTCTATGCGTGGAACACGACACTGTTCATCGTCGCGTCGATCACCGGGGCGGCCGTGGCGGCGCAGGTGATCCAGCATCTCGGGCCGCGCGGCGCCTACCTGCTGGGCGCCATGGTGTTCGGCGGCGGCTCGGCGCTGTGCGCGCTGACGCCCACCATGCCGGTGCTGCTGGTCGGCCGTGTGCTACAGGGGTTGGGCGGTGGCGTACTGCTGTCGGCGCCGTATGTGCTGATGCGCAGCGTGCTGCCCGAACCCCTGTGGCCGCGTGCGCTGGCGCTGCTCTCGGGCATGTGGGGCATTGCGACACTGCTCGGGCCGGCGGTGGGCGGCATCTTTGCGCAGTACGCGACGTGGCGGCTGGCGTTCTGGTCGCTGGTCGTGCTGATTGCGCTGGCGGCGGCTGCAGCCGTGGTCGTGCTGAAACCGGCAGCCCCCCAGGCAGAACGTCCGACGCCGGTGCCGACGCGCCAGCTCGTGCTTCTCGCGGTTGCCGTGGTGGCAGCGTCGTGGGCCAGCGTCAGCGACTCGCCGTGGCTGGGCGCACTCGGCTTGATCGCGGCCGCTCTCACACTGCTGGCAATCCGTCGTGTGGAGATGCGCTCATCACGCCGCATCCTGCCCGCCGATGCGTACACGGGCCGCACGGCGCTCGCCGCGCTGTATGGCGTGTCTGCGCTGCTGGCCGTTACGGTCACGTGCACGGAGATTTTCGTGCCGCTGTTCCTGCAACGGCTGCATGGGCAGAGCCCGCTGATTGCCGGCTACATCGCGGCCACGGCGTCGGCCGGCTGGACGCTCGGCGCCATCCTGAGCGCTGCGCTGCGCGCGGCGTCGGTCACACGCGCGATCCGCTTGGCACCGTGGGCGTGCGCGCTGGGCTTGCTGGTACTGGCGATGCTGGTGCCGATAGGCGCGGGCAGCGCGTGGATGACCACGCTGATCATCGTCGCGCTCACGCTGGTGGGACTGGGCGTGGGCGTTGTGTGGCCGCACCTGGGCAACCGCATCATGACGGCGGCGCCGGCGGAAGACCATGACCGTGCATCGGCGTCGATCGTGACGGTGCAATTGGTGGCGACGGCGTTGGGGGCAGCGCTGGGCGGGGTGGTGCTCAACACGCTGGGGGCGGCAGGCTCGGCGCCTGATCTGGGCGCCGCGTCGCGCTGGCTGTTCCTGCTGTTTGCGGTGGCGCCGGTGGGGGCGCTGGTGATTGCGCACACGGGGCTCCGCACCCGGCTCACCTCTTCGACACGCTAGACGGGCGTTGAGCCCAGCAGTCTGCCACCGCACAGAGAACAACGCTGCACGAACGCTCCTCAGCATGCCGCCGAAGACGCGGCGCTGCCAGCGGGCAGCCAGACACCCTTCTCAACATCCCCGAGTGAAACAACCATGCAGGCGCATGACATCGAGCAGCCAACCCGGCCGCAGACAGACCATCCCTTTGCCGCGCGCAACACCGTGGCGCTACTGGCCGTATGCTTGGCCGCCCTGATGTTCGGGTTGGAGATTTCCAGCGTGCCGGTGATTCTCCCCACGCTGGAAGTGGCGCTGCATGGCGATTTCAGCGGCATCCAGTGGATCATGAATGCCTACACCATCGCCTGCACTGCGGTATTGATGGCGACGGGAACGCTGGCGGACCGCTATGGCCGCAAACGCGTATTCCTCTACACGATCGCATTGTTTGGCGTCGCCTCGCTGCTGTGCGGCCTGGCGTGGAATACGCCCATCCTGATCGCCAGCCGCTTCTTGCAGGGCGCGAGCGGTGGCGCGATGCTCATTTGCCTCGTGGCAGTGCTCTCGCACCAGTTCCCCGAAGGCGCCGAACGCGGCAAGGCGTTCGGCATCTGGGGGATCGTCTTCGGCATCGGGCTCGGCTTCGGACCGCTGATCGGTGGCCTGATCGTCGCCATGTCCGGTTGGAAGTGGGTCTTCTGGGTGCATGTTTTCATCGCGGCCCTGACATTCGGCCTTGCCATCGTCGGCGTGCGCGAATCACGCGATCCGCATGCAAGGAGATTGGACCTGGCTGGCATCGTCACCCTATCCCTCACGGTGCTGGGGCTTGCCTACTTCGTGACGCAGGGCGCCGACACAGGTTTCGGCAGCGCTTCCGCCCTGAGGGTGATTGCAGCGACTGCGGTCAGTTTTGCGCTATTCCTTATCGTGGAAATGCGCGCCGCGCACCCGATGTTCGACTTCTCGGTATTCCGGGTGCGCAATTTCTCGGGCGCGTTGCTTGGCTCAGTGGGCATGAACTTCAGCTTCTGGCCGTTCATCATCTACCTGCCCATTTACTTCCAGAGTGCGCTGGGGCAAGGTGCGGCGGCAGCAGGCGTGTCGCTGCTGGCCTATACCCTGCCTACGCTGGTGTTCCCACCCATCGGCGAGCGGCTGGCGTTGCGGTACCGGCCGGGCATCGTCATTCCCGTCGGCTTATTCATCATTGGGCTGGGGTTCTTCCTGATGCTCATTGGCAGCAGCATCGATCAGGCGAGTTGGCTGACCGTACTGCCAGGCTGCCTGCTGGCTGGCGCGGGCTTGGGCATCACCAATACGCCTGTGACCAACACCACCACGGGCTCGGTGTCGCCCGCACGCGCCGGTATGGCGTCCGGCATCGACATGAGCGCCCGCATGATCTCCCTGGCCATCAACATTGCTTTGATGGGATTTCTGCTGATGCAAAGGGTGCTGCAATATCTGCAAATCGCGCTGGTCAAATCGGCCGACGAAGCATCCTGGCGCGCGCTGGCCAGCCGTATTGCGTCCGGGAATTTGCATGCCGCTGACGCTACCGCGTGGGCGCCCATGTCCCCAGAGACGCTGGAGACAATCGGCCGCGCGGCGCTAGTGCACGGCTTCGGCGGGGTCATGCTCTACAGCGGCATCGCTGTCTGGGTGCTCGCTGCTGCCAGCTTCCTGATCTTCTCCGGCAGAAAGGCGCAGCGATGACCGGTCGCCACGCGGCGTCCTGCGTGGATCGCCGTGCTTGCCATCCTCGGCACCTTCGGGCGAGTCGTCTCTGACTGCGATGTGCCGGCAGTGCACACAATGACGTCTACGGCTCGATGTCGGAGCCCGCACTCATCGCTGGTATCCCTTCCAACATCGCGGGTCGACGATGCGTGCTCTTGAGCAGGGCCCTGCCTTGTCGCGTGCACCAACAGCGCCGCATCACGCGACTTGTCCTTCGACGCAATCACCGCCGACTTTGGTCAACGCATTCAGCAGCCCCGCGCGCAGCATGGTCAGCGCATGGCTCTTTTCATCGAGTTCTGCAAGCTTTGCTTGCAGACACGCGACCTTTTGCGCAACAGCGAACGTCGGACTATCCCAGACATGAATGACGTCGTTAATTTCCGCGAGCGTGAAGCCCAGCGCTTTCGCGTGGATGATCAGCCGTATCCGCTGTAACGAGAGTTCGGAGTAGCGCTTGTACGTATTTGTGGCGTGAGGTTGTGTTGCCTTGTCCAGCAGCCCCATGCGCTCGTAGTAGCGCACGGTATCGCGCGAAACGCCCGCTCGCTTGCATAGTTCGCCGATGCGCATGTTGCCTGTACCCAATGTTGTGGATCGTCATTAGGGCTTGACCGTTGCCTTTAGTCAACGGTTTACAGTCCGATCCACCTTCCACTCCATCAGCAGGCCATGAAAAATTGTTTCGATTTTCGCGGAAAAACAGCACTCATCACGGGTGCATCGTCGGGTATCGGGCGCGAGTTCGCCTATGCGTTAGCCAAACGTGGCGCGAAACTTCTGCTGGTTGCACGCTCTCGCGACAAGCTGCACGAGCTGACCGCTGAATTGCGACGCGACTACGCCTGCGACGCAGATTTCCTGACGGTTGACCTGAGCGCACCTGACGCCGTCCCTACGCTGGCGCATCTTCTCAAGGCGACCGGCACGGTCGTCGATGTCCTCATCA
The sequence above is a segment of the Ralstonia nicotianae genome. Coding sequences within it:
- a CDS encoding heavy metal-responsive transcriptional regulator, with protein sequence MRIGELCKRAGVSRDTVRYYERMGLLDKATQPHATNTYKRYSELSLQRIRLIIHAKALGFTLAEINDVIHVWDSPTFAVAQKVACLQAKLAELDEKSHALTMLRAGLLNALTKVGGDCVEGQVA
- a CDS encoding MFS transporter; the protein is MSSTSITADDASWLDLFRGANALRVLVLAAGVALHAINLYLTTTILPSVVDDIGGVAFYAWNTTLFIVASITGAAVAAQVIQHLGPRGAYLLGAMVFGGGSALCALTPTMPVLLVGRVLQGLGGGVLLSAPYVLMRSVLPEPLWPRALALLSGMWGIATLLGPAVGGIFAQYATWRLAFWSLVVLIALAAAAAVVVLKPAAPQAERPTPVPTRQLVLLAVAVVAASWASVSDSPWLGALGLIAAALTLLAIRRVEMRSSRRILPADAYTGRTALAALYGVSALLAVTVTCTEIFVPLFLQRLHGQSPLIAGYIAATASAGWTLGAILSAALRAASVTRAIRLAPWACALGLLVLAMLVPIGAGSAWMTTLIIVALTLVGLGVGVVWPHLGNRIMTAAPAEDHDRASASIVTVQLVATALGAALGGVVLNTLGAAGSAPDLGAASRWLFLLFAVAPVGALVIAHTGLRTRLTSSTR
- a CDS encoding MFS transporter, encoding MQAHDIEQPTRPQTDHPFAARNTVALLAVCLAALMFGLEISSVPVILPTLEVALHGDFSGIQWIMNAYTIACTAVLMATGTLADRYGRKRVFLYTIALFGVASLLCGLAWNTPILIASRFLQGASGGAMLICLVAVLSHQFPEGAERGKAFGIWGIVFGIGLGFGPLIGGLIVAMSGWKWVFWVHVFIAALTFGLAIVGVRESRDPHARRLDLAGIVTLSLTVLGLAYFVTQGADTGFGSASALRVIAATAVSFALFLIVEMRAAHPMFDFSVFRVRNFSGALLGSVGMNFSFWPFIIYLPIYFQSALGQGAAAAGVSLLAYTLPTLVFPPIGERLALRYRPGIVIPVGLFIIGLGFFLMLIGSSIDQASWLTVLPGCLLAGAGLGITNTPVTNTTTGSVSPARAGMASGIDMSARMISLAINIALMGFLLMQRVLQYLQIALVKSADEASWRALASRIASGNLHAADATAWAPMSPETLETIGRAALVHGFGGVMLYSGIAVWVLAAASFLIFSGRKAQR